The following coding sequences are from one Halobaculum marinum window:
- a CDS encoding universal stress protein translates to MYDTILLPYDGSDGARAVLDHVAELADATDATVQVVYVADTSRDSVTTVGSEVVDALEQEGEAVVEEAKGTLVTAGVDVETDVVQGDPAATVVEYADRYGADLIVMPSRGRKGASRVLLGSVAEKVIRLSPVPVLTVRMREDERLQFPYERVLVPTDGSAAAGHAADHAVALAATLGAEVDVLSVVDDGGLAADVRSLVGDEDDDSEATAAVQTVADAAAEQGVDAVTAVEHGSPAETIEAYVDANDIDLVVLGTTGRGGLDRLLLGSVAERCARSVPVPVLTVPNQPDE, encoded by the coding sequence GTGTACGACACGATCCTGCTCCCGTACGACGGGAGTGACGGGGCGCGAGCGGTACTCGATCACGTCGCTGAGCTGGCCGATGCGACCGACGCGACCGTACAGGTCGTGTACGTCGCCGACACGAGCCGGGATAGCGTCACGACGGTCGGGTCGGAAGTCGTCGACGCGCTCGAACAAGAGGGTGAGGCGGTGGTCGAGGAGGCGAAGGGGACGCTCGTGACCGCCGGCGTCGACGTCGAGACGGACGTGGTGCAAGGCGACCCTGCGGCGACGGTCGTCGAGTACGCCGACCGCTACGGCGCGGACTTGATCGTGATGCCGTCGCGTGGCCGTAAAGGCGCCTCCCGTGTCCTGTTGGGGAGCGTCGCCGAGAAGGTGATCCGACTCTCGCCGGTCCCCGTCTTGACCGTCCGGATGCGCGAGGACGAACGACTCCAGTTCCCCTACGAACGGGTGCTCGTTCCGACCGACGGGAGCGCCGCCGCAGGACACGCCGCCGACCACGCGGTCGCACTCGCGGCGACACTGGGAGCCGAAGTGGACGTGCTGTCGGTCGTCGACGACGGCGGCCTGGCCGCGGATGTGCGGTCGCTCGTCGGCGACGAGGACGACGACTCCGAGGCAACCGCCGCGGTCCAGACGGTCGCGGACGCCGCCGCCGAGCAGGGCGTCGACGCGGTCACCGCCGTCGAGCACGGGTCTCCCGCGGAAACGATCGAGGCGTACGTCGACGCCAATGACATCGACCTCGTCGTCCTCGGCACCACTGGGCGAGGTGGCCTGGACCGACTGCTCCTCGGCAGCGTCGCCGAACGGTGCGCGCGGTCGGTGCCAGTCCCCGTGTTGACGGTCCCGAACCAGCCCGACGAGTGA
- a CDS encoding gluconate 2-dehydrogenase subunit 3 family protein: MELSRRDALAALAAAGVAGAGSLAGCSAPTADGAATSPPGDGESPVGEHELTTLVAVASVVYPSAVEGVEEFVATYTGGRVDGGDDYAAGVATAIADLDDYTRDLFGDEYAALDAERRLEALDVMSVDVVEPARHGTAAQRVRHYVVNELLYALYTSPTGAALAGLENPPGYPGGTRSYQEGPDT, from the coding sequence ATGGAGTTGTCGCGACGTGACGCGCTGGCGGCGCTGGCGGCCGCAGGAGTCGCGGGCGCGGGGTCGCTCGCCGGCTGTTCGGCGCCGACCGCAGACGGCGCGGCCACGTCCCCGCCCGGGGACGGCGAGTCACCGGTGGGTGAGCACGAACTGACGACGCTCGTGGCCGTCGCCTCGGTCGTCTACCCCTCGGCGGTCGAGGGAGTCGAGGAGTTCGTCGCGACGTACACGGGTGGTCGCGTGGACGGCGGCGACGACTACGCGGCGGGCGTCGCGACGGCGATAGCCGACCTGGACGACTACACCCGGGACCTGTTCGGCGACGAGTACGCCGCCCTCGACGCCGAGCGACGGCTGGAGGCGCTCGACGTGATGAGCGTCGACGTCGTCGAACCCGCTCGCCACGGGACGGCGGCACAGCGGGTCCGCCACTACGTCGTGAACGAGTTGCTGTACGCACTGTACACTTCCCCGACGGGCGCGGCGCTGGCCGGGTTGGAGAACCCGCCCGGCTACCCTGGGGGGACGCGTTCGTACCAAGAGGGGCCAGACACATGA
- a CDS encoding GMC family oxidoreductase: MSGGEDRAAVDRTPSPRADVCVVGAGPAGAIVAAELASAGYDVVVLDAGPRFDPDDRPERMERHLRPGDDRPIWDTDSERDAFVSSGDRHYPLNAARVKGVGGSTLHWQAMVMRMHEQDFELASATGMGADWPIEYDDLRPFYARAEEELSVAGASDNPFAPPREEPHPLPAFPPSYSDSLFAEACETVGVATHSVPNARNSEPTDEAGACVGYGTCKPVCPSGAKYDATRHVAVAEANGARVLDRVPVQRLDHDAAGERVTAAVYATPDGTEHRQEAREFVVAAGGVETPRLLLLSESETYPDGLANSSGAVGRYFMDHLFAGMGGTLDERTRQKHVGFNTTESHQFYDRPDDSRTAIKLEFLNYAGPAPADVALSADTFGDELLDQIRDAYGTHVAMGALVEQLPRRENRIRLHPSRTDDHGNPVPDVVWSLDAKTRVTIERANAIQREVLTEMGVDVDWTVGPENTGPAYHHMGTTRMGTDPDESVVDPQLRTHDLANLTLAGSSVFVTGGAMNPTLTIAALSLKAAEHVAERL, from the coding sequence ATGAGCGGCGGCGAGGACCGCGCAGCCGTCGACCGTACGCCGTCGCCGCGGGCGGACGTGTGCGTCGTCGGCGCCGGGCCGGCCGGCGCCATCGTCGCGGCGGAACTCGCGTCGGCTGGCTACGACGTGGTCGTGCTCGACGCCGGGCCGCGATTCGACCCCGACGACCGCCCGGAGCGGATGGAGCGACACCTCCGACCCGGCGACGACCGACCGATCTGGGACACGGACAGCGAGCGCGACGCGTTCGTCAGTAGCGGCGACCGCCACTACCCGCTGAACGCCGCGCGAGTGAAGGGGGTCGGTGGGAGCACGCTCCACTGGCAGGCGATGGTGATGCGGATGCACGAACAGGACTTCGAGTTGGCGTCCGCGACGGGGATGGGCGCCGACTGGCCCATCGAGTACGACGACCTCCGCCCGTTCTACGCGCGCGCCGAGGAGGAACTGTCCGTGGCGGGCGCCTCGGACAACCCGTTCGCGCCACCCCGCGAGGAGCCACATCCGCTCCCCGCGTTCCCGCCGTCGTACAGCGACTCACTGTTCGCCGAGGCGTGCGAGACGGTCGGGGTTGCGACCCACTCGGTCCCGAACGCGCGCAACTCCGAGCCGACCGACGAGGCGGGCGCCTGCGTCGGCTACGGCACCTGTAAGCCAGTCTGCCCGTCGGGCGCGAAGTACGACGCCACCCGCCACGTCGCCGTCGCGGAGGCGAACGGCGCGCGCGTCCTCGACCGCGTGCCCGTCCAGCGACTCGACCACGACGCCGCGGGCGAGCGCGTGACTGCCGCGGTGTACGCGACCCCCGACGGCACCGAACACCGGCAGGAGGCCCGCGAATTCGTCGTCGCCGCCGGCGGCGTGGAGACGCCGCGCCTGCTCCTCCTCTCGGAGAGTGAGACGTACCCCGACGGCCTCGCGAACTCCTCGGGGGCCGTGGGCCGCTACTTCATGGACCACCTGTTCGCGGGGATGGGCGGCACGCTCGACGAGCGGACGCGCCAGAAGCACGTCGGGTTCAACACGACCGAGAGCCACCAGTTCTACGACCGCCCGGACGACTCGCGCACGGCGATCAAACTGGAGTTCCTCAACTACGCCGGCCCCGCACCGGCTGACGTGGCGCTGTCGGCGGACACCTTCGGCGACGAGTTGCTGGACCAGATCCGTGACGCGTACGGTACCCACGTCGCGATGGGCGCACTCGTCGAGCAGTTGCCCCGGCGAGAGAACCGGATCCGACTCCACCCCTCGCGCACGGACGACCATGGCAACCCCGTGCCGGACGTGGTGTGGAGTCTGGATGCGAAGACGCGCGTGACCATCGAGCGCGCGAACGCCATCCAACGCGAGGTGCTGACCGAGATGGGCGTCGACGTGGACTGGACCGTCGGCCCCGAGAACACCGGCCCCGCGTACCACCACATGGGGACGACCCGGATGGGGACAGACCCCGACGAGAGCGTCGTCGACCCGCAGTTACGCACCCACGACCTCGCGAACCTCACGCTCGCCGGGAGTTCCGTGTTCGTCACCGGCGGCGCGATGAACCCCACACTCACCATCGCGGCGTTATCGCTGAAAGCCGCCGAGCACGTCGCCGAGCGACTGTAG
- a CDS encoding PQQ-binding-like beta-propeller repeat protein: MPSRRRYLAAVGASALATVAGCSGVTGRPAPSEPPAPETPPLDEDRQIYGSDGNWSSFGCNAGNTRSVHGIHAGEAPVDGVREDWRVEVSGLQYRAPVVADGRVFLPSPDGLRVLDAADGSELWHVDGIRHAPVVRGETVYVADRSVPAVRAFAVDTGEPRWRVETDATPVGPSMYPGSPLVVGAGERVHALDPDTGDQVWSRRLFGRVLPHPPVWNGFAVAVATDAGQVSLLSLDDGVGIHRTNLPARPTCPPSADTDAVYVTCLDGTTYALGGKANGWSRAWKVQTGWTKGGLAVDSGLVFAGSIVDLHAIDSETGEVQWSHGVGDWDQTAPALGRDTLFVGGDRLWALDPTEGGGDAGPPIRFERSFHGRVGPGPVLDDGSVYVVAETGEETTHLLSLS, translated from the coding sequence ATGCCCTCCAGACGCCGCTACCTCGCCGCCGTCGGCGCGAGCGCGCTCGCGACCGTCGCGGGCTGTTCGGGTGTGACCGGTCGGCCGGCCCCGTCGGAACCGCCCGCCCCCGAGACGCCGCCGTTGGACGAGGACAGACAGATATACGGGTCGGACGGGAACTGGTCGAGTTTCGGCTGCAACGCCGGCAACACGCGGAGCGTCCACGGGATTCACGCCGGCGAGGCGCCCGTCGACGGCGTGCGCGAGGACTGGCGCGTCGAGGTATCGGGGCTCCAGTACCGAGCGCCGGTCGTCGCCGACGGGCGCGTGTTCCTCCCGAGTCCCGATGGACTGCGCGTGCTCGACGCCGCCGACGGGAGCGAGTTGTGGCACGTCGACGGCATCCGCCACGCCCCCGTGGTGCGCGGCGAGACGGTGTACGTCGCGGACAGATCCGTCCCCGCCGTCCGGGCGTTCGCGGTCGACACCGGTGAGCCACGGTGGCGCGTCGAGACCGACGCGACGCCCGTCGGACCGTCGATGTACCCTGGGTCGCCGCTTGTCGTCGGGGCCGGCGAGCGCGTCCACGCGCTCGACCCCGACACCGGCGACCAGGTGTGGTCGCGCCGCCTGTTTGGCCGCGTGCTGCCGCACCCGCCGGTGTGGAACGGGTTCGCCGTCGCCGTCGCGACCGATGCCGGGCAGGTGTCGCTGCTGTCGCTCGACGACGGCGTCGGAATCCACCGGACCAATCTTCCGGCTCGGCCGACGTGCCCGCCGAGCGCCGACACCGACGCGGTGTACGTCACCTGTCTCGACGGCACGACGTACGCGCTCGGTGGGAAGGCGAACGGGTGGAGCCGTGCGTGGAAGGTCCAGACGGGGTGGACGAAGGGTGGACTCGCCGTCGACTCGGGACTGGTGTTCGCCGGGAGCATCGTCGACCTCCACGCCATCGACTCAGAGACCGGCGAGGTGCAGTGGTCACACGGCGTGGGTGACTGGGACCAGACGGCGCCCGCACTCGGTCGAGACACGCTGTTCGTCGGTGGCGACCGTCTGTGGGCGCTGGACCCGACCGAGGGAGGCGGCGACGCCGGGCCGCCGATCCGGTTCGAGCGTTCGTTCCACGGGCGCGTCGGTCCGGGACCGGTCCTCGACGACGGGAGTGTGTACGTCGTCGCCGAGACCGGCGAGGAGACGACGCACCTGCTCTCGCTGTCGTAG
- a CDS encoding alpha-1 4-glucan-protein synthase, whose protein sequence is MSTTQDICVVVPTIREYECLREYVANARHHGFDTDRLFFVLVTEDFCDTDAMATMLDEEDVDGVVFDGSAREEWFADHDAAEFSHLIPAASHAQTSFGLLYLWAHERFEYGVFIDDDTLPHPEEDYFGTHMDNLAHEGEVESVSSDESWVNVLYQSDTDLYPRGYPYAAMDETVETDTEHVEEVVASQGLWTNVPDLDAVRILMDGDLQGQAQTLTETSDFDHDFVAAEGQYLTVCSMNLAFRREVVPAFYQLPMDDNEWEVGRFDDIWSGLFLKRAADELGKQVYNGGPLCEHNKAPRSTFDDLANEVAGLELNEHVWEVLDDVAHGADSFEAAFAEMADALAEGDFSEWNNGAFLNHCGEYMRDWLDCLDRVEGAGTRAVAADAPEVPADD, encoded by the coding sequence ATGAGTACCACGCAGGACATCTGTGTCGTCGTCCCGACGATTCGGGAGTACGAGTGCCTCCGCGAGTACGTCGCGAACGCTCGTCACCACGGCTTCGACACGGACCGGCTGTTCTTCGTCCTCGTGACCGAGGACTTCTGTGATACGGACGCGATGGCGACGATGTTGGACGAGGAAGACGTCGACGGCGTCGTCTTCGACGGGAGCGCCCGCGAGGAGTGGTTCGCCGACCACGACGCCGCGGAGTTCTCGCACCTGATCCCCGCCGCGAGTCACGCCCAGACCTCCTTCGGGCTGCTGTACCTGTGGGCCCACGAGCGCTTCGAGTACGGCGTGTTCATCGACGACGACACGCTGCCACACCCCGAGGAGGACTACTTCGGCACGCACATGGACAACCTCGCGCACGAGGGCGAGGTCGAGTCCGTCTCCTCCGACGAGTCGTGGGTGAACGTGCTGTACCAGTCGGACACGGACCTGTACCCGCGCGGCTACCCGTACGCCGCGATGGACGAGACGGTCGAGACCGACACCGAACACGTCGAGGAGGTCGTCGCCTCTCAGGGGCTGTGGACGAACGTCCCCGACCTCGACGCCGTCCGGATCCTGATGGACGGCGACCTGCAGGGACAGGCACAGACGCTCACGGAGACGAGCGACTTCGACCACGACTTCGTCGCCGCGGAGGGGCAGTATCTCACCGTCTGCTCGATGAACCTCGCGTTCCGTCGTGAGGTCGTTCCCGCGTTCTACCAACTGCCGATGGACGACAACGAGTGGGAGGTGGGTCGCTTCGACGACATCTGGTCGGGACTGTTCCTTAAGCGCGCCGCCGACGAACTCGGCAAGCAAGTGTACAACGGCGGCCCGCTGTGCGAGCACAACAAGGCGCCGCGCTCGACGTTCGACGACCTCGCCAACGAGGTCGCCGGCCTCGAACTGAACGAGCACGTCTGGGAGGTGCTCGACGACGTCGCCCACGGCGCCGACTCCTTCGAGGCGGCGTTCGCAGAGATGGCCGACGCGCTCGCGGAGGGCGACTTCTCCGAGTGGAACAACGGCGCGTTCCTCAACCACTGCGGCGAGTACATGCGCGACTGGCTCGACTGCCTCGACCGCGTCGAGGGCGCGGGGACGCGTGCAGTCGCCGCGGACGCCCCGGAGGTGCCCGCCGATGACTGA